One region of Triticum aestivum cultivar Chinese Spring chromosome 6B, IWGSC CS RefSeq v2.1, whole genome shotgun sequence genomic DNA includes:
- the LOC123133376 gene encoding putative serpin-Z12 has protein sequence MSRFEKAVLLCLALFAAWHLCSTLFADAPPRPGGHSAEEKAVVSGAAGNASGLSLAREAGVRAADGAGSNFVISPLSIHAALALVAAGARGVTQTELLGLLGSASLDELHRAPTIKLVGRLNGLTQTSFACGVWVDRRQALRPEFMATGASRYGATAESVDFVLEAEQARRRVNAFVANVTKQLILDVLPPGSVHSSTAVVLANALYFKGAWSQPFDVFTAPFHIPGGSTVGVPSMKTYQSQYIALYPGFRALKLPYKNEVDQQAAFYMLILLPDSYTLSLAYLYDKAASTPEFIKKHTPARKVPVGQFMVPKFKFTFEFEVSSDMKKLGVTRAFNRGNFSGMVSGMDELSITGVYHKATIEVDELGTVAAAATAIVIGTTSVGRSRALMDFVADRPFLFAVVEERTSTVLFLGHVVNPQLG, from the coding sequence ATGTCGCGCTTCGAGAAGGCCGTCCTCCTCTGCTTGGCCCTGTTCGCCGCATGGCACCTCTGCTCGACCCTGTTCGCCGACGcgcctcctcgtcctggtggccACTCTGCGGAGGAGAAAGCTGTAGTCAGCGGCGCGGCCGGGAACGCGTCGGGCCTGAGTCTCGCAAGGGAGGCCGGCGTCCGGGCGGCGGACGGAGCGGGGAGCAACTTCGTCATCTCGCCGCTGTCCATCCACGCGGCGCTCGCGTTGGTTGCCGCCGGCGCGCGGGGCGTCACACAGACGGAGCTCCTGGGGCTCCTCGGGTCAGCGTCGCTCGACGAGCTGCACCGCGCGCCGACGATCAAACTGGTGGGCAGGCTCAACGGCCTGACGCAGACGTCCTTCGCCTGCGGCGTGTGGGTCGACCGGAGGCAGGCGCTCAGGCCGGAGTTCATGGCCACCGGCGCGTCGCGGTACGGCGCCACGGCCGAATCTGTGGACTTCGTGTTGGAGGCCGAGCAGGCGAGGCGGCGCGTGAACGCCTTCGTGGCGAACGTGACGAAGCAGCTCATCCTCGACGTCCTCCCTCCCGGCTCCGTCCACTCGTCCACGGCGGTCGTCCTCGCCAACGCGCTCTACTTCAAAGGAGCATGGTCCCAGCCGTTCGACGTCTTCACCGCGCCGTTCCACATCCCGGGCGGCAGCACCGTGGGCGTGCCGTCCATGAAGACGTACCAGTCACAGTACATCGCGCTCTACCCCGGCTTCAGGGCCCTCAAGCTGCCCTACAAGAATGAagtggatcagcaagctgcatTCTACATGCTTATCCTTCTCCCGGACAGCTACACTCTCAGTCTCGCCTATCTCTACGACAAGGCGGCGTCGACACCAGAGTTCATCAAGAAGCACACGCCCGCAAGGAAGGTTCCAGTCGGACAGTTCATGGTCCCTAAGTTCAAGTTCACGTTCGAGTTCGAGGTGTCGTCGGACATGAAGAAGCTTGGTGTCACCAGGGCTTTCAATAGGGGCAACTTCTCAGGCATGGTGAGTGGCATGGATGAGCTCTCCATCACCGGGGTGTACCATAAGGCCACCATCGAGGTGGACGAGCTAGGCACCGTGGCCGCTGCAGCCACGGCCATCGTAATTGGGACTACTAGTGTGGGTCGTTCAAGGGCACTGATGGATTTTGTGGCGGATCGGCCCTTCTTATTTGCCGTGGTTGAGGAGAGGACAAGCACAGTGTTGTTCCTGGGTCATGTGGTTAATCCTCAACTGGGCTAA
- the LOC123133375 gene encoding uncharacterized protein, which produces MAGMLCVALLLTSLIWSAAGDGRRQQQLTALPPRGWNSYDSFSWIIDEAAFLDNARIMANRLLPHGYQYAVIDFLWYRRIAAGSGVGAYGFDSMDQWGRPYPDPQRFPSGRGGGGFRPIADKVHAMGLKFGIHLMNGISTQAVNANTPILDVRTGKAYVENGRQWRARDIGLTHRTCAWMPKGFMSVNTDLGAGRAFLRSLYRQYADWGVNFVKLDCIFGTDYSPKEIVTVSEILKELERPVVLSISPGTAVTPALAQNITQHVDMYRVTGDDWDSWKDVRPHFDVARAFAAANKIGAPGLRGRSWPDLDMLQFGWLTDAGANQGPHRTTSLTFDEQTTQMVLWSMAKSPLMYGGDLRHLDDRTFNLITHPTLLKINHHTRNNMEFGYIHSERASKPDEQSGRSKSGYPVDVTNNGGMVLGLGTCSDKSAVGWHRSSEDRICRSHGIQNGNASFCISKAKLLPTLDGVTMSSEEDQAKFHLAGIDTDDGCLDASVSPWRTSSASQTPMFSACEQHIKQVWELTENGQLVSSYSGLCATMRSSKEGENETTGARAWTAIRNKGEIYVAIFNLDTARRKITVSVPGLEKVVGRKLARCTCTEVWSRKRWSLMKGGISAVVTSHGSMLFEIQC; this is translated from the exons ATGGCGGGCATGCTCTGCGTCGCCCTCCTCCTCACGTCCCTGATCTGGTCAGCTGCCGGAGATGGCCGCCGGCAGCAGCAGCTCACCGCGCTGCCGCCGAGGGGCTGGAACTCGTACGACTCCTTCTCGTGGATCATCGACGAGGCCGCGTTCCTCGACAACGCGCGGATCATGGCCAACAGGCTGCTTCCCCATGGATACCAG TACGCGGTGATAGACTTCCTGTGGTACCGGAGGATCGCCGCCGGCTCGGGGGTGGGCGCATACGGCTTCGACAGCATGGACCAGTGGGGGCGCCCGTACCCTGACCCCCAGAGGTTCCCGTCGGGCCGAGGTGGCGGAGGGTTCAGGCCGATCGCCGATAAGGTCCATGCCATGGGCCTCAAGTTCGGGATCCACCTCATGAACGGGATCAGCACCCAGGCCGTCAACGCCAACACGCCCATCCTCGACGTCCGCACG GGAAAAGCCTATGTAGAGAATGGCCGGCAATGGAGGGCGCGTGACATAGGCCTCACCCACAGGACATGTGCGTGGATGCCGAAAGGATTTATGAGTGTAAATACGGACCTGGGAGCTGGACGAGCATTCCTAAGGTCTCTCTACCGACAGTATGCCGACTGGGGCGTCAATTTCG TGAAGCTAGATTGCATCTTTGGCACGGATTATAGCCCGAAAGAGATCGTGACCGTTTCAGAG ATCCTGAAAGAGCTTGAGAGACCAGTCGTCCTATCCATCTCCCCCGGAACCGCTGTCACTCCAGCATTAGCTCAGAATATCACACAACATGTTGACATGTACAGGGTAACAGGGGATGACTGGGACAGCTGGAAAGATGTTCGCCCACATTTCGATGTCGCCAG AGCATTTGCTGCTGCGAATAAGATTGGTGCCCCCGGATTGCGAGGAAGGTCTTGGCCAGACTTAGACATGCTTCAATTTGGTTGGCTTACTGATGCAG GTGCTAATCAGGGCCCTCACAGAACCACTAGCCTTACATTTGACGAACAAACAACACAG ATGGTACTTTGGTCAATGGCTAAATCACCGCTCATGTATGGTGGGGACTTGAGGCATCTCGACGATCGCACATTCAATCTAATTACCCACCCTACTCTACTGAAGATAAATCACCACACTAGAAACAACATGGAG TTTGGTTATATTCATAGTGAGAGGGCTTCAAAGCCAGATGAACAATCCGGTCGCTCAAAGTCCGGATATCCGGTGGACGTGACAAACAATGGTGGAATGGTTCTTGGCCTCGGTACATGCAGCGATAAGAGCGCCGTCGGATGGCACCGCTCCTCAGAAGATCGCATTTGCAGAAGCCATGGAATCCAGAATGGCAATGCCTCATTTTGCATATCCAAAGCAAAACTTCTTCCAACATT GGATGGAGTTACCATGAGCAGTGAGGAAGACCAAGCAAAGTTTCATCTGGCAGGTATTGACACCGATGATGGTTGCTTGGATGCATCTGTCAGTCCATGGCGAACAAGCTCAGCGAGCCAAACTCCCATGTTCTCGGCCTGCGAACAGCATATAAAGCAG GTCTGGGAGCTAACAGAGAATGGACAGCTTGTAAGCAGCTACTCAGGGTTGTGTGCTACAATGCGGTCCAGCAAGGAAGGAG AGAATGAAACTACCGGAGCACGAGCATGGACAGCAATTAGAAACAAAG GAGAGATCTACGTGGCCATCTTCAACCTCGACACTGCAAGGAGGAAGATCACTGTAAGCGTGCCGGGTCTAGAAAAGGTTGTCGGGAGAAAGTTGGCAAGGTGCACATGCACTGAAGTCTGGAGTAGAAAGAGATGGAGTCTGATGAAGGGGGGCATCTCAGCGGTGGTGACCTCACATGGCTCCATGTTGTTCGAAATCCAGTGTTGA